Proteins encoded in a region of the Rhodococcus sp. SBT000017 genome:
- a CDS encoding ATP-binding cassette domain-containing protein, which translates to MRISAIDVRGLRKSYGDKRVLDGVDLTVDAGTVTALLGSNGAGKTTIVHILSTLVRPESGSVTVAGCDVVNDPGGVRAAIGLTGQFSAVDNLLTGEENLMLMARLRHLGSRSKPRVAELLEQFDLVGAGRKPLSTYSGGMRRRLDLAMTLVAPPRVIFLDEPTTGLDPRSRRTMWDIVRSLVADGTTVLLTTQYLDEADELADRIAVLNDGRIVADGTPDELKRRMPGGHIRLRFADAAALGNATRAFDGAVVDTDGLALSVPTDGSVDTLQTVLARLDTAGVAAEDLSIHTPDLDDVFMALTGRTDNKEAS; encoded by the coding sequence ATGAGAATATCCGCAATCGATGTCCGCGGACTGCGAAAGTCCTATGGCGACAAACGTGTACTCGACGGCGTCGACCTCACCGTCGACGCCGGCACAGTCACCGCCCTGCTCGGCTCCAACGGGGCAGGCAAGACCACGATTGTCCATATTCTGTCCACTCTCGTTCGGCCGGAGAGCGGTTCGGTAACAGTAGCTGGCTGCGACGTCGTCAATGATCCCGGCGGCGTTCGTGCAGCAATCGGTCTCACCGGGCAGTTCTCCGCGGTGGACAACCTCCTGACCGGTGAGGAAAACCTGATGCTGATGGCAAGACTGCGTCATCTCGGATCGCGCTCCAAGCCGCGCGTGGCAGAACTGCTCGAGCAGTTCGATCTCGTCGGGGCCGGGCGAAAGCCGTTGTCCACGTACTCGGGTGGTATGCGGCGGCGGCTCGATCTTGCGATGACTCTCGTCGCACCGCCACGCGTCATCTTCCTCGACGAGCCGACCACCGGTCTCGACCCACGGAGCCGACGCACCATGTGGGACATCGTCCGATCCCTGGTGGCCGACGGCACCACGGTGCTGCTCACGACCCAATACCTCGACGAGGCAGACGAACTCGCCGACAGAATAGCCGTGCTGAACGACGGCCGGATCGTCGCCGACGGCACCCCGGACGAGCTGAAACGTCGCATGCCCGGCGGTCACATCCGTCTTCGCTTCGCCGACGCAGCAGCGCTCGGCAACGCAACCAGAGCCTTCGACGGCGCGGTGGTCGACACTGACGGCCTGGCGCTGTCGGTACCGACCGACGGAAGCGTCGACACCCTGCAGACCGTGTTGGCCCGGCTCGATACGGCGGGCGTTGCGGCCGAGGATCTGAGCATTCACACCCCTGATCTCGACGACGTGTTCATGGCACTGACAGGCCGGACCGACAACAAGGAGGCATCGTGA
- a CDS encoding ABC transporter permease, whose protein sequence is MTYTVGDSITMLRRSLLHIVRYPGLTIFVIGAPVVFLMLFVFVFGGTLGAGLPGVNPEGGRAAYLPYVMPGILAMTIAGTAGGTATTVAMDMTEGITARFRTMAISRAAVLAGHVLGNTVQAVLGVVVVLAVGIAVGFRPNTSPVQWISVSAMVILIAFAISWLAVAMGMASKSVETASNLPMLLLLLPFLGSGFVPTDTMPSGLRWFADYQPFTPFVETLRGLLTGEPLGANLPLALGWCAVITVIGYAWSMAIYEKKLVR, encoded by the coding sequence ATGACGTACACAGTGGGCGACTCGATCACGATGCTGCGCCGAAGTCTTCTGCACATCGTGCGGTATCCAGGTCTGACGATATTCGTCATCGGAGCACCGGTGGTGTTCCTGATGTTGTTCGTCTTCGTGTTCGGAGGGACGCTCGGGGCAGGGCTTCCTGGTGTGAACCCGGAAGGTGGACGGGCCGCTTATCTGCCTTACGTGATGCCGGGCATCCTCGCCATGACGATCGCAGGCACCGCCGGTGGGACGGCGACCACCGTCGCAATGGACATGACCGAAGGCATCACCGCGCGGTTCCGAACGATGGCGATCTCGCGGGCTGCGGTTCTCGCCGGCCACGTCCTCGGCAATACCGTGCAGGCCGTACTCGGAGTGGTGGTCGTACTGGCAGTAGGAATCGCTGTGGGCTTTCGGCCGAATACGAGCCCTGTGCAATGGATTTCGGTGTCGGCAATGGTGATTCTGATCGCCTTCGCCATCAGTTGGCTGGCCGTGGCGATGGGAATGGCGTCGAAGTCGGTCGAGACCGCGAGCAACCTGCCGATGTTGTTGCTGCTGTTGCCATTTCTGGGCAGCGGGTTCGTCCCGACCGACACGATGCCGTCAGGACTGCGATGGTTCGCCGACTACCAACCGTTCACACCGTTCGTCGAAACCCTGCGTGGACTGTTGACAGGGGAGCCGCTGGGCGCGAATCTGCCACTCGCACTGGGATGGTGCGCGGTGATCACGGTGATCGGATATGCCTGGTCGATGGCGATCTACGAGAAGAAGTTGGTGCGCTGA